Part of the Sulfuricella denitrificans skB26 genome is shown below.
GCGCTACTACCAGCACCACGAGGTGCTGCTGGTGCGCCGCATCCGCGACCTGCTGTACGAGCAGGGTTTCACCATCAGCGGTGCGCGCCATCGCCTGGAAGAAGCGGGTGAGCGCGAAGCACCGGCAGGGGTTGCAGACGCTATGCATGAAGCGGGCAATGGTATGGATATGGCGTTGCTAAGGCGGGAAATTAAAAGCGTGCTGGAACTGCTTCAAATCTAGTTCGAATGTAGCCGAGCCCGGAGGTTTCGGCTATAATGCCGTCTCTCGGGGCGTAGCGCAGCCTGGTAGCGTACATGCATGGGGTGCATGTGGTCGGAGGTTCAAATCCTCTCGCCCCGACCAACTTATAACTGAAGTGAAAGCCCGAAAGGGTGTTCCACTTA
Proteins encoded:
- a CDS encoding MerR family transcriptional regulator; translated protein: MAELASKPDLPPIPAKRYFTIGEVSELCGVKPHVLRYWEQEFTQLKPVKRRGNRRYYQHHEVLLVRRIRDLLYEQGFTISGARHRLEEAGEREAPAGVADAMHEAGNGMDMALLRREIKSVLELLQI